ccatatttgctttctagggTGTCCCAGAGTTTTTTGGCACTCTTCGCTGCATAATAAATGTGATACAGCCTCTCAAAAAGGGCACCTAGGATTCTATGGATGCAATGATAGTCAATCTCATCAGATGTCCTAAAGGGTGTGCTGGTGGAGGTAGAAGGTTCAGTCTGGAAGAAGCGACGAGTAGCAGGTCGTGAAGCAGTTGGGTTAGACCCGTTATCAACTTCAGTAGTGTTctcacctatggctgagatcaagtctaatgtggtgagccagaaccgaATTTGGTcttgccacctcctaaagttatggccatcaaatttttcaggtttgatgcTAATGTGCTCACTATTGTTAGAGGCCATAGATTCAAGATTATAGAATATAGAAAAGAGGCAGAAATCTGAATGAAAGCAGAAAAAGTTTATGTCAAAGGAttgcactaatatttatattgaactttggatgtctagTTGATATACCCAAAAAATAGTAGCCAGATCAGAGGTAGAGCACCAGGCTCATTtgagtaccagcctttcttaggcacgtatgcctttttgacaagcttttctttgacattattagttaatggatataatcactagaaatcatACAAATTCAACTTTTAGAAAAACCTAAGTGAAAACTTGAATTAGTTATTATGGATTAATCAATTTACGAATTTTCGTTTGAATGGGATTTagaaattactccttgaggagtccaaatggaggtatgatAAATCTCTTAGAGGTTAAGCAAATTATTACCcttttagaataattgattaccttattaaaataattgatacTAAGTTTGTGGTAGCAAAACAACTATTGTAATTAAGATCTAATATGTCACAAATGCAATAgagaattcaatgaattatatattagaataatttattaccttattagaataattgattactaattttgtgctagcaaaataattattataattgagatctaatatgtcACAAATGCAATAgagaattcaatgaattatatattagaataatttattactttattagaataattgattactaacaAAAATACATACTTGTTTGgaatgttagcaatatatcacctaaataagtaaataaaactataattataattaatagaattatcttaaaagaaataatatatatatatatatatattatttggaatcaaaagaaatctattttagcacaaaagaaatctattctAATGTAATAATTTAAATCATAAATTGTAAATACTATAGAtgtactaatattaaatttgaaataaGGTAAATGGAGATAGTTTGAATGAAGGTAGGTCGAAGTGCGTAGACGCtatcccaaagaagtatttgcccccacgtacagGTCTTCCGGCAATCCTCCTCAGAGATACAACGaccctacatttcttcttcgGTACATCTCGGAAGAAGCCAACATGAACCcaatcggacttgcagatccaacaaagaaaggaataaaaagaataaaatagaaCTTCGCTGAATGAAggcgcaaaaataaaaatcagaaagtggctaagagaaggaagaacaatttttttttctcaaaatttttctttctttttttcatcaCCAAATAGGAGGAAAAAGAGGGGTATTTTTCATCACCAATGTATTCCAATCAATACATTGCTTTCATGACTATCAGATGATGCACGAAATTCTTTCGTTGTTTAATGATGTTAGAACTTTTCCATGGCATACTTGCAGCTTAATTTACGAGACAACCTCTCTTTGATTTATGGCATCCATTGTTATTGctgttatttatttgtttgtcttTTGTCACTGtgcactttttgcatgtatCGCCTCTTGTCACTTGGGCAAAAGGATGAGGTTTGATTATAGTTAGAGTTATCCCTCAAGGGATTGGGTAGGTGGAGGATGGGTGAGGATTAGCATggttaaaattagaaaaatattcTTCACTTAATAAGAGTTTTATGCAAAATTAAAGATATGCCTGCTTGTTCTCCTACTCAGCCACTTAATCACTTTTCATGATAATCCCATTTTCccttctatatttatttttcaatcTCTATCTATGAAAATCAATcaaatgatttttatttttttttaacgagAATATTTGCCAAGTTGAAAGCAAAATTTTACAAAATAGCTATACGATTAACTATGCTTTTTAAGATAGAATGTTGGCTAGTTAGAAAATAATATGTACACAAGATGAGCATGATCGAAATAAAAATATTGAGATCAATATGtggtaatataaaaaatatagaagAAGAAATGAAGCCATTTATATAAAGATGGAGGTAATATctgttagatttttattaaataatgattaaaagttttcatacttaaaatatatatattatatatatatgttaataaGGGAGTTTGGCTTGGTGGTTGGTGTGTTGTTTGGGTGGGGATGAGATAACAGGTTCGATTCCCATTCCctcctttttatttctattacgtAAAGCTTGGTTTTCTTGTGCTCGTTGGGATGTTCCCTCCttgtccgagccgagctcggttcTCTTGTGCTCGTTGggcctgtgcttgtccgagccgaggttctctgcagccgagctgggcatgtgcttgtccgagccgaggttctctgcagccgagcttgtccgagccgaggttctctgcagccgagctgtgcctgtgcttgtccgagcgaaggttctttgcgcatgtgcttgtgctcgctgggccctgcccctgctcgtccgaggttctgtgtgcctgtgctcgtccgacccACCTCAACTGAAGCGCGAAGAGCCGAGGCCGAGGTCGGACCACAGGTGTGATgagcccagaggagccgaggtcggacaacGGGTACGATGAGCCAAGAGGTGCGTGGGCCGTGCCTCGCACCCATAGCACGAggagccacgtcgcttcctcgttagcacctcttcgcaaccaacctcgcatccgctggccatactcccagtgttttttcaaactttcttaccggttttgaccgttggatcggttttgggtcgcgtctgtcccgaagaagtctataaatagaactcttcggattagacaggacatatataaaattgaaaacagagaacttctattctcccggttttgctgtttttctttcaatcaacgggcttgctgcatactgattctgggttcgaaagcttctttgatccgtgcaaatcattgaggcagaaggaacagtgcgagaggctgttgtatctcaggagtagaacgccatccaagcctagtgcactgtaaggcggcgaaatctacttcaaggaaagtgaccaacataccacgcctcagcatctcgggttccatttttccactttctctatttattttctgtaagcctatttctgcctattatttgttgaagtagagtattatagatttaaaattttctgggacagtatattcccaacattcttgaagtagatttttTCCTACATATAATAGGCTAGTACTTAGAGTTACCCCAATGGCCAATGCAAGTGACCCGGTTCCTCCTGAAAAATTTAAAGGAAATAACTTTAAGCGTTGGAGACAGAAGATGGAAATCTTCTTAACCACACTTGGGTTATTTTCCATAATCTTTGACTCTCCTCCAAATGAGGAAGAGAATGAACCAGCTAGAACTTGTAATTTGGAGgaatttaagaagaaagactacctgtgtaggggaaggattctgtcctatcttactgatctcctttttgatgtctactgcacttttaaaacctccaaggagatttgggatgatCTTAATAAGAAATATGGTATCCAAGATGCCGGAATGGACAAGTATGCTGCTAGTCAATTCCTGTCTTATAAGATGGTTGACACCAAGCCTGTAGTTGATCAAGCCCATGAGTTAACAGTGATTTATCATGAATTAGGCTTAAGGGGAATGGGTATAACTGAGAGCCTTCAAGTTGCTTGTACCATTGACAAGCTCTCACCTTCTTGGAAAGACTTTGGGTTATCCCTGAAACATAAAACCGAGGATATGACAATGAAAACTCTATTGTCTGCCATTAGGATCCAAGAACAACACCTTGAGAAAGATAATGAGCAACTCATGAATTCTGAGCTTCTAACCAAGGTGAACTTTGTAGAAGGCCAGAATAAGACCCATAAGTTCAAgaactccaaatttgaaaagggtggacctagaaacaaaagaaaacttaTGAAGCCAAAACACCATATCAATAAGAATGATCGGAAGCCGATTTGCTACAATTGTGGGAAACTCGGTCATATGGCTCGAGTAtgccggatgaagaagaagaagtatcagAACTATGAACATGCGCCTTCTCAACCTGCAAATCCACAAACCAACATGGTGCTATCCAGTACTGGTCCTACTAGTACTGATGATCGGTATGTAACTTTAAGTCCAGAATTAAATTTGGCAATTTGCTCTACCGATTGGTTAGTGGATACAGGTGCGAATGTTCATATGTGTACTGATCATACCCTTTTTACTACTTATCAGGTCCGAAGCGGCCTAACAGTAACTATGGGGAACTCCACCTCGGCACGAGTGCTTGGAACTGGAAAAGTACTTCTAAGGCTTACGTCTGGGAATGTGCTTACACTATTTAATGTGTACCATGTGCCCGATGGAAGGAGGAATCTGATCAGTGGATCTCTTCTAAATAGGAGTGGTTattctttgttatttcaatctaagaaagtgattataacaaagaatggaacatttgtaggcaaaggctatgagtgtgatggcttgtatgtaataaataatgtatctttggatttttcttctgataataataataaaattgtactttcaatatgttcttcatctctttggcatgctagattaggacatgtgaataataatactattaaaagaatgattagctctggtttattgcctaatgtttcattaaatgaaaaggaaaggtgtcaaatttgtgttcaatctaaacaacctagaaaaccatttaaaatagtaaatagaaattcaactttattagaattaatacattcagatgtatgtgatttaaatggaactttgactaaagggggtagaaggtatttcattaccttcatagatgattattctaagtactgtcaagtttatttaatgaaatctaaagatgaagcatttgagaTGTTCAAGACTTACAAATCTTtagtagaaaatcaacttgacaagagaataaagattctcaggtcagatagaggaggagaatacacctctaatgacttgaatgaattctgtagagttaatggaattctacatgaagttacacctccctattcacctcagtctaatggagttgctgaaagaaaaaataggactctgcaagatatggtaagatctttgcttgccaactcaggtttacctgaggtttggtgggggaagcaatgcttactgcatgtttcctgcttaatagggttctatttaaaggttctaataaatctccttatgaactttggaaaggaagaaaacctaacCTACACTTTGTAAAAGTTTGGGGTTGTTTGGCTAAGGTTAATATTCctttaatcaagaaaagaaaattaggacctaatacttttgatgctgtgtttcttggttattctcttaatagtgttacttataggttcttagtcattaattctgatattaatggcatagataagaatactataattgaatctaaagatgcttctttctttgaagacatttttccatttaaggataaaatagaaaagcatgtaatagatagatctaatgatgcatcttgtagttcgccatctaattctctaattattcctaataatgaaaatgaaaatgaacttaatgatattaatgaacttggtaaagggaaaagaattaggaaaagaaagattttggatctgatttctatacttttatggttgaagatgatcctcaaacttataaagatgctatgaactcattagattctatgttttggaaggaagctattaatagtgaaatgaattcacttatgactaataaaacatggtttttaactgacttaccacctggtagtaaggctataggttgtaaatggatatttaagaagaaattaagacctgatggttctattgaaaaatataaagcaagattagttgctaagggcttttctcagaaagagggtattgactactttgatacatattctcctgtgactaggataaccacaattcgtactttaattgcactggcttcaatccataatttgataattcatcaaatggatgtcaagactgccttccttcatggtgatttagaggaagagatctatatggatcagccagagggatatgtggctcaaggacaggaaagaaaagtttgtaggttagtcaaatccctctatggtttaaaacaagctcctaagcaatggcataggaaatttgataaaataattgtttcttgtggctttaaagcaaatgaatcagataagtgcttatattcaaagttagaaaatgattcatgtattatcttgtgtttatatgttgatgatattttaatttttggtactgatatgaatatggtgactgatatcaaaactttcttatctaataattttgatatgaaagatttaggtcGGGCAGAGGTAATTCTTGGTAACAGGATTACCAGAATACCTGATGGTATAATCTTTGATCAATCacaatatattgagaaaatattgaagaagtttgataagtacaactgtaaaccagtgagtacaccttatgagcatggtttgaacttgaagtgcAATAAAGGTGATCCAGTGGCCCAAGAGAAATTTGCTCAAATTATTGGACACTGATGTATGTTGCAA
This is a stretch of genomic DNA from Phoenix dactylifera cultivar Barhee BC4 chromosome 9, palm_55x_up_171113_PBpolish2nd_filt_p, whole genome shotgun sequence. It encodes these proteins:
- the LOC120111835 gene encoding uncharacterized protein LOC120111835, which codes for MANASDPVPPEKFKGNNFKRWRQKMEIFLTTLGLFSIIFDSPPNEEENEPARTCNLEEFKKKDYLCRGRILSYLTDLLFDVYCTFKTSKEIWDDLNKKYGIQDAGMDKYAASQFLSYKMVDTKPVVDQAHELTVIYHELGLRGMGITESLQVACTIDKLSPSWKDFGLSLKHKTEDMTMKTLLSAIRIQEQHLEKDNEQLMNSELLTKVNFVEGQNKTHKFKNSKFEKGGPRNKRKLMKPKHHINKNDRKPICYNCGKLGHMARVCRMKKKKYQNYEHAPSQPANPQTNMVLSSTGPTSTDDRSEAA